The following coding sequences lie in one Rutidosis leptorrhynchoides isolate AG116_Rl617_1_P2 chromosome 6, CSIRO_AGI_Rlap_v1, whole genome shotgun sequence genomic window:
- the LOC139852038 gene encoding lysophospholipid acyltransferase 1-like, with the protein MEMESMASAIGVSVPVLRFLLCFVASIPVSFFHRLVPGGATARHLYAAVTGALLSYISFGFSSNLHFLVPMLISYASMILYRKRCGLISFLSAMGYLIGCHVYYMSGDAWKEGGIDATGSLMVITLKVISCAINYNDGLLKEDDLRESQKKNRLTKLPSLIEYIGYCLCCGSHFAGPVYEIKDYLDWTERKGIWTKSEKGSPSPYLPTLKALIQAGFCMGLYLHLVPDHPLSRFSEPIYQEWGFVKRLSYQYMAGFTARWKYYFIWSISEASIIISGLGFTGWTDSSPPKARWDRAKNVDVLGVEFAKSSVELPLVWNIQVSTWLRHYVYDRLVQKGKKPGFVQLLATQTVSAVWHGLYPGYIIFFVQSAIMIAGSRAIYRWQQAVPPNLAMVKKILMLMNFAYTLLVLNYSCVGFMVLSLQETLAAYGSVYYIGTIIPVVLILLGNIIKPKPARSKARKEQ; encoded by the exons ATGGAAATGGAATCAATGGCGTCAGCCATCGGAGTATCAGTTCCGGTACTCCGATTCCTTCTTTGTTTCGTCGCCTCTATTCCCGTCAGCTTCTTCCACCGCCTTGTCCCCGGCGGCGCCACCGCTAGACACCTTTACGCCGCCGTTACCGGTGCCCTGCTTTCCTACATATCGTTTGGTTTCTCTTCCAATTTGCATTTTTTGGTGCCTATGTTGATTAGTTACGCATCAATGATTCTGTATAGAAAACGATGCGGTTTGATTTCATTCTTGTCTGCCATGGGTTACCTTATTGGATG CCATGTGTACTATATGAGTGGAGATGCATGGAAGGAGGGAGGCATTGATGCTACAG GGTCGCTTATGGTGATAACACTGAAAGTGATTTCATGCGCCATTAATTACAACGATGGATTGTTAAAGGAGGACGATCTCCGTGAATCCCAAAAGAAAAACCGTTTAACGAAATTGCCGTCTTTGATTGAGTACATTGGATACTGCCTCTGCTGTGGAAGTCACTTCGCTGGTCCAGTTTATGAAATCAAAGATTATTTGGATTGGACCGAAAGAAAAGgg ATTTGGACGAAATCTGAGAAAGGTTCACCATCACCTTACTTGCCAACACTTAAGGCTCTTATCCAAGCGGGTTTCTGTATGGGTTTATACTTACATCTTGTGCCAGATCATCCACTTTCAAGATTTAGTGAGCCGATATATCAAGAATGGGGATTTGTGAAACGTTTGAGCTACCAATACATGGCGGGATTTACTGCCCGTTGGAAATATTATTTCATATGGTCCATTTCAGAAGCTTCTATTATTATATCTGGTCTGGGTTTTACCGGATGGACCGATTCTTCTCCACCGAAAGCCCGGTGGGACCGTGCAAAAAATGTTGATGTTTTGGGTGTTGAGTTTGCTAAGAGTTCAGTTGAGTTACCACTCGTGTGGAACATACAAGTCAGCACATGGCTTCGTCATT aTGTTTATGACCGACTTGTTCAAAAGGGAAAGAAGCCTGGTTTTGTCCAATTGCTAGCAACGCAGACTGTTAGTGCTGTATGGCAT GGATTGTATCCTGGGTACATTATATTCTTTGTTCAGTCTGCTATAATGATTGCTGGGTCAAGAG CCATTTACAGATGGCAGCAGGCGGTTCCACCAAATTTGGCAATGGTTAAGAAGATTTTAATGCTCATGAACTTCGCTTACACACTTCTTGTCTTAAATTACTCTTGCGTTGGCTTTATG GTTTTAAGCCTGCAAGAAACACTGGCGGCATACGGCAGTGTATACTACATCGGTACTATCATTCCAGTAGTTTTGATTCTTCTTGGTAACATAATCAAGCCAAAGCCGGCCCGATCCAAGGCCCGAAAAGAACAGTGA